A genomic window from Silene latifolia isolate original U9 population chromosome Y, ASM4854445v1, whole genome shotgun sequence includes:
- the LOC141632743 gene encoding protein FAR-RED IMPAIRED RESPONSE 1-like, with the protein MTYLLMIDWQLKIGATKTYRICKEQLNGYENIGASLNDFKNFHMDVKCFIHERDGQFFVDHFKEMTETRIGFCFDYDLDDDGSLRRAIWADGTARDNYKIFGDAVSFDATYSTNKYSVVFTPFKGVDHHKRSVTFCGALIAREDYESFNWVFSRFLQAMGGKEPDKFGVSRSDYNDFMCKINDIIWDDELEAAEFDGIWEQIIEDHGVGVNDWFADTYAIRGQWVMTHCRDLRMASIMRTTQRSESENSFFKRFEHKSGILVEFWMRFESAMD; encoded by the exons ATGACGTATCTGTTAATGATTGATTGGcagctgaagataggagcaacAAAGACATACAGAATCTGCAAAGAACAATTGAATGGATACGAAAACATTGGAGCAagcttaaatgattttaagaacttccatatGGATGTTAAATGTTTCATTCACGAACGGGATGGTCAGTTTTTTGTTGACCATTTCAAGGAAATGACTGAAACAAGAATAGGTTTCTGCTTTGACTATGACCTTGACGATGATGGCAGCCTACGTAGGGCCATATGGGCGGACGGTACCGCCCGAGATAATTACAAAATTTTTGGTGATGCGGTGTCATTCGACGCAACTTACTCCACCAATAAGTATTCTGTGGTATTCACACCATTCAAAGGTGTTGACCATCATAAACGATCTGTGACGTTCTGTGGGGCTCTAATTGCAAGGGAAGATTATGAGTCGTTTAATTGGGTTTTTAGCCGGTTTTTACAAGCAATGGGGGGTAAGGAACCCGA TAAGTTTGGCGTCTCTAGAAGTGATTATAATGACTTCATGTGTAAAATTAatgacattatatgggacgatgaGCTTGAGGCAGCAGAATTTGATGGTATCTGGGAGCAAATAATTGAAGATCATGGTGTTGGCGTAAATGATTGGTTTGCAGATACATATGCTATAAGGGGACAGTGGGTGATGACGCATTGCAGAGACTTGAGGATGGCGTCGATTATGAGGACAactcaaagatcagagagcgaaaatagctTTTTCAAGAGGTTTGAGCATAAGTCAGGAATattggttgagttttggatgcgttttgagagCGCTATGGACTAA
- the LOC141632744 gene encoding protein FAR1-RELATED SEQUENCE 7-like, whose translation MDEDLLKQNGVQPDRQELCREVEKRFTPYIGQEFGGVEDAVTFYKIYAIACGFDVRRYTTKKWRGGEIKSKLVVCNREGFAHKKPSKEQDDGLVGEKSQRIFRLKIGATKTYRICKEQVNGYENIGASLNDFKNFHRDVKCFIHERDGQLFVDHFKEMTETRIGFYFDYDLDDDGSLRVDHHKRSVTFCGALITREDYELFNWVFSRFLQAMRGKEPEYIITDQDPGIIKFVPLVFKTARHRFCMWHIMNKIPSKFGVSRSDYNEFMCKINDIIWDDELEAE comes from the exons ATGGATGAAG ACTTGCTAAAACAGAATGGAGTTCAACCTGACAGGCAGGAGCTGTGTAGGGAGGTCGAGAAGAGGTTTACACCGTACATCGGCCAGGAGTTTGGGGGCGTTGAGGATGCGGTGACTTTTTATAAGATATACgctattgcttgtgggtttgatgtACGTAGGTACACAACAAAAAAATGGCGTGGCGGTGAGATCAAGTCAAAGCTCGTCGTCTGCAATCGAGAAGGTTTCGCTCACAAGAAGCCCAGTAAAGAACAGGATGACGGACTGGTTGGGGAGAAGTCACAGAGGATATTCAGG ctgaagataggagcaacAAAAACATACAGAATCTGCAAAGAACAAGTGAATGGATACGAAAACATTGGAGCAagcttaaatgattttaagaacttccataggGATGTTAAATGTTTCATTCACGAACGGGATGGTCAGTTATTTGTTGACCATTTTAAGGAAATGACTGAAACAAGAATAGGTTTCTACTTTGACTATGACCTTGACGATGATGGCAGCCTAC GTGTTGACCACCATAAACGATCTGTGACGTTCTGTGGGGCTCTAATTACAAGGGAAGATTATGAGTTGTTTAATTGGGTTTTCAGCCGGTTTTTACAAGCAATGAGGGGTAAGGAACCCGAGTACATAATTACAGATCAGGACCCAGGCATTATCAAATTTGTCCCTCTTGTTTTCAAGACAGCGCGCCATCGGTTctgtatgtggcatataatgaacaaaatACCCAGTAAGTTTGGCGTCTCGAGGAGTGATTATAATGAGTTCATGTGTAAAATTAatgacattatatgggacgatgaGCTTGAGGCAGAATAA
- the LOC141632745 gene encoding uncharacterized protein LOC141632745, giving the protein MDQQRHTQKELDNMDKHSSATASTHLALEIHVVKVYTYSAFPKFKQEAIFSIDTYRTRGFTERGELEVTTVKDSSRKKNFDVAYSPALSDDTEDYVVNRWMKEYLRLRIFNTNGEGTENMQVIDEKQIAMSIMWSEVHEAVGLLRDKGVADVDSFSAVIRSFKHSLSPLGEVLNKNQQMEKFLNCTASEVVTILPPKNSKNKGTGKRLLSAKTKAMVLARKPKRKCKNYKSMTNHDKRICPNPFLAHTPLSEGSSKPEEDEGEKEEELESEQE; this is encoded by the exons ATGGACCAACAAAGACATACACAGAAGGAGCTTGACAACATGGATAAGCACTCGTCCGCAACGGCGTCAACACATCTGGCATTAGAGATTCATGTTGTAAAGGTGTACACCTATTCAGCTTTCCCCAAATTCAAACAAGAAGCCATCTTCTCAATTGATACATATAGAACACGAGGTTTCACTGAGAGAGGCGAGCTAGAGGTAACTACTGTCAAAGATTCATCCAGAAAGAAGAATTTTGACGTTGCATACAGTCCAG CTTTATCTGATGACACAG AAGATTATGTTGTAAATAGATGGATGAAAGAGTATCTCCGATTAAGGATTTTCAATACTAATGGTGAAGGGACAGAAAACATGCAAGTCATCGATGAAAAACAAATTGCAATGTCAAtaatgtggtcagaagttcatgaaGCTGTAGGGCTCCTTCGAGACAAAGGAGTAGCTGATGTTGACAGCTTTTCCGCTGTAATTAGATCATTTAAACACTCACTGTCACCATTAGGGGAAGTGttgaataaaaatcaacaaatggagAAATTTCTGAATTGTACGGCATCTGAGGTAGTGACGATATTGCCACCAAAGAATTCGAAAAACAAGGGGACCGGAAAAAGATTGCTGTCAGCcaaaacaaaagcaatggtgTTGGCTAGGAAACCCAAACGTAAGTGTAAGAATTACAAAAGTATGACAAATCACGACAAGAGAATCTGCCCTAACCCCTTCTTAGCACACACGCCATTGTCCGAAGGGTCGTCTAAACCAGAAGAGGATGAAGGAGAGAAGGAGGAAGAGCTGGAGTCAGAACAAGAATAG